GATGGAACTGAATGTATATGGCTGGATGTTCATTGCAGCGGGCATCATCGGGCTTTCCGGTACCATCTTCCTTTCCAAAACGCCGGAACCGCAGGTATATATGACCAAGGAGAATATCTTCCGTTTATTACGCGGCCCGTTAAAGGACAGTAACTTCAGGCGCCTGCTGATCTTCAATTCCGCCTGGGTGTTTGCGGTGAACATTGCGGCACCCTTTTTTACCGTTTTTATGATGAAGAGTATGGGGCTGGGGCTTTCTTATATCATTGGCCTCACCATCCTCAGCCAGGTGTCCAGCATCCTCACTATCCGGCTCTGGGGTATGTTTGCAGACCGGTACAGTAATAAAACCATTATTGCCATTGGTGCGCCTCTGTATATTCTGTGCCTCGTGGGCTGGTGTTTTGTGGGTATCTATTCCCAACTATGGCCTAACCTGGTGTTGCTGACGGGTATTCACATCGTGATGGGGTTTGCCAATGCGGGTATTAACCTGTCCCTCACCAATATAGGGCTGAAGCTGGCGCCGCAGTCGGACGCCATCTATTATCTTGCCACAAAGAATATTATTACAGCAGTGTTTTCTTCCCTCGCGCCGCTGGCGGGTGGATACCTGGCGGATTATTTCACCGGCCGCCATCTGAAGATAGATGCAGAGTGGGGGAGCCCTAACTGGACCAAAGCCTTTCACCTCGTGGAGCTGCATGAATGGAACTTCCTCTTTGCTTTCGGGGCGTTGCTGGCCCTGATAGCGGTGAACCGTTTAGCCAGGGTGAAGGAAACCGGAGAGGTGGAAAAGGACATGGTGGTGCGGATCATGCGCAGTACCATCCGGCATAACCTCAAGCAGAGCTTCCTGATAGGCAACCTGATGACGGGGTATTCCACTATTAAGAATGTTTTCAGGCGCAAGTTTTTTTAGAAAGGTGGTTATTCTTCCTTCAGGAGGATTTTCCCGTGTAAGTTTTTTAGAAAGGTGGTTATTCTTCCTTCAGGAGGATTTTCCGGCGTAAGTTTTTTAGAAAGGTGGTTATTTTTCCTTCAGGAGGATTTTCCCGGCGTAAGTTTTTTTAGATAAGTGATTATTCCAGCCCCTCTTATTTTCAGCCGCAGGTTTTTTTGATGGGTGGATTTGAATATTAGCGGAAGCGCAGTATTTTGGGAGTTATATCTTTTCGGGCTATGATTAAATTGATCGGATGTGCTTTAGCGGGGCTGGCGCTTATGTCGTGTGGTAACCAGGGGAAGTCCCCCAAAGCTGATTCCATTGCCATGCGTCAGCAATACGCGGAATCCCCGGTGCTGACGGCAGAACAATCCCTCCAACATTTAAAAGCGGAAGACGGGTTCAGTGTTCAGCTGGTAGCAGCTGAACCGCAGGTAATTGTACCCGTGGCAATGACCTTTGATGAAAAGGGCCGCCTCTGGGTAGCGGAGATGACCGGTTATATGCCGGATACTTCGGGTACCGGCGAAAATGCCATGAACGGCAAGATCGTGATCCTGGAAGATACAACAGGAGATGGCGCTATTGATAAACGTACGGTATTCCTGGATTCCCTGGTATTACCCCGTGCCTTGTGCATCATAGAGAATGGCCTCCTCGTTGCCGAGCCTCCCCGGCTCTGGTTTGTTGAAATAAACGGCGATAAAGCCGGCAAACGCACCCTTGTGGATTCAGCCTATACAGAAGGTGGTAATGTGGAACACCAGCCCAACGGCCTCCTGCGGGCTATGGACAACTGGATCTACAATGCCAAATCCAATAAAAGATACCGGAAAGAAGGTAACCGCTGGTTGAAAGAGGATACACATTTCCGCGGCCAGTGGGGCATTACCCAGGATAATTACGGCCGCCTGTTCTATAACAACAACTCAGAGAACCTGCTGGGAGATTATTTCTCACCGGGACTGGGCGCCGCCAATCCTAATCAGCGCAATGTAAAAGGGTATGATGAAAACATCGTACCGGATAACAATGTATATCCTGCCCGGCCAACGCCGGGTGTGAACCGTGGTTACATGAAAAAGGTGCTGGACGATAGTCTCCGCCTGATCAGGTTCACCGCAGCATGCGGCCCGGTGATCTACCGCGCAGGGCTATACGGCGCGGCATATGAAGGCAATGCTTTTGTGGCGGAACCTTCCGCCAACCTCATAAAGCGCAATATCCTGGAAGACAGTGGTTACCAGGTGAAAGGTAAACAGGCTTACAAAGGCCGTGAATTCCTGGCCAGTACAGATGAACGCTTCCGCCCTGTAAACCTTAATGTTGGACCGGATGGTGCTTTGTATGTATTGGATATGTATCGCGGTATCATCCAGCACAGGACCTTCATCACTCCTTATCTCAAAAATGAAATTGCTGTACGTAAGCTCACAGATCCTTTGAACTGCGGGCGTATCTATCGTATACTACCTAATGGTGCAAAACCAACGCCATTCAAGCTTACAACAGATCCGGCACAACTTGTTGCAGCGTTGGATCATCCAAATGGATGGATCCGGGATAAAGCACAGCAAATGCTGGTAGATGGTAAATATGCATCTGTTATTCCATTGTTAAGGCAACGCCTGGCCGATGTGAGCAAACCGATTGGCCTGTTCCACGCTTTATGGACACTGGAAGGCCTGCATGCATTGAACGTAGCAGATGTAAAAGCATTGACGAAGCAGCCGGATGTAACCATTAGAACACAGGCCATCTGGACTTTACCTTCTATCCTCAATAACAGTAATAAAGCAGCCGTTGCAGATATCCTGATCGGTTTGTTAATAGATAAGCAGCTGGCGCCCTCCCTGGCGCTTGTGCTCCCTGCTTTGAAAAAGCTGGATGCAGGCATGGCCAAACGTCTATCTGATGCGCTCTTCTACGGTTTCCCGAAAGATGTTTTTGTAGCAGATGCGCTGATCAGTAATGCAAAAGACCAGGAAGCAGCGTTGCTGGATGAAGTGATAGCATGGAACCCGGATACCAACCTGGTGATCCGCCGTCACCTGCAAAAGGTATTAAAAGACATCGCTAACCGCCGGAAAGCCAGCCAGGGCGATGCATTGGCAAAAGAATTCCCGCGCGGCAACCTGATATTTAAAACCGTTTGCCAAACCTGCCATGGTGCAGATGGAGAAGGCATCCAATCCCTTGCACCACCTTTGAACCATTCTGAAATTGTAACCGGTAAAAAGGAAAGACTGATCGCCATTGTATTGTTTGGATTGACCGGTCCGGTAGAAGTGAATGGCAAATTGTACAAAGCCCCTGAGATCAATGCGGACATGCCGGGGATTGGCAGTAATGATGAATTCTCTGACGGGGATATTGCGCAGCTTATGAGCTTTATCCGCAACGCATGGGGTAATAAAGCAGAGAAGGTAACGGAGAAGGATATACTGAGTGTGCGGGGGAAATATAAAGGCCGGCAGAAGTCTTTCACCATGGAAGAATTTAAATAAAAAAAACCGGTACTGGCTGAACAGTACCGGTACATACTCCCACAGTACCACGCCTACTTTGAATTCATTTGATTGATCAACGCGAGCAGCGCAGTTTCTGAAACTTCCTGCGGATCAAATGTTACACCCGTATAGGTTTTGCCT
This DNA window, taken from Chitinophaga niabensis, encodes the following:
- a CDS encoding MFS transporter, with protein sequence MDLKPSQSLTETDVSRGLKLVIGDGLASEAMTTLTGGAFIVAMAILLGANNLQLGLIAALPTLVNLFQLISIWLVRRFNNRRAVTVTCAFLARFPLIIIGIFPLLWPEWTTIELIIPILFFYYFSGAIAGASWNSWMKDLVPGNQLGAYFAKRSSYMQTLNAVLSLLLALGVDYIRDHQPLMELNVYGWMFIAAGIIGLSGTIFLSKTPEPQVYMTKENIFRLLRGPLKDSNFRRLLIFNSAWVFAVNIAAPFFTVFMMKSMGLGLSYIIGLTILSQVSSILTIRLWGMFADRYSNKTIIAIGAPLYILCLVGWCFVGIYSQLWPNLVLLTGIHIVMGFANAGINLSLTNIGLKLAPQSDAIYYLATKNIITAVFSSLAPLAGGYLADYFTGRHLKIDAEWGSPNWTKAFHLVELHEWNFLFAFGALLALIAVNRLARVKETGEVEKDMVVRIMRSTIRHNLKQSFLIGNLMTGYSTIKNVFRRKFF
- a CDS encoding DUF7133 domain-containing protein is translated as MIKLIGCALAGLALMSCGNQGKSPKADSIAMRQQYAESPVLTAEQSLQHLKAEDGFSVQLVAAEPQVIVPVAMTFDEKGRLWVAEMTGYMPDTSGTGENAMNGKIVILEDTTGDGAIDKRTVFLDSLVLPRALCIIENGLLVAEPPRLWFVEINGDKAGKRTLVDSAYTEGGNVEHQPNGLLRAMDNWIYNAKSNKRYRKEGNRWLKEDTHFRGQWGITQDNYGRLFYNNNSENLLGDYFSPGLGAANPNQRNVKGYDENIVPDNNVYPARPTPGVNRGYMKKVLDDSLRLIRFTAACGPVIYRAGLYGAAYEGNAFVAEPSANLIKRNILEDSGYQVKGKQAYKGREFLASTDERFRPVNLNVGPDGALYVLDMYRGIIQHRTFITPYLKNEIAVRKLTDPLNCGRIYRILPNGAKPTPFKLTTDPAQLVAALDHPNGWIRDKAQQMLVDGKYASVIPLLRQRLADVSKPIGLFHALWTLEGLHALNVADVKALTKQPDVTIRTQAIWTLPSILNNSNKAAVADILIGLLIDKQLAPSLALVLPALKKLDAGMAKRLSDALFYGFPKDVFVADALISNAKDQEAALLDEVIAWNPDTNLVIRRHLQKVLKDIANRRKASQGDALAKEFPRGNLIFKTVCQTCHGADGEGIQSLAPPLNHSEIVTGKKERLIAIVLFGLTGPVEVNGKLYKAPEINADMPGIGSNDEFSDGDIAQLMSFIRNAWGNKAEKVTEKDILSVRGKYKGRQKSFTMEEFK